In Bythopirellula goksoeyrii, a single window of DNA contains:
- a CDS encoding DUF1559 family PulG-like putative transporter has product MRRPTAFTLVELLVVIAIIALLLQLLMPAVQASREAARRHQCANQLRQLAIATQLHLDTHKFFPSGGWSAGYIADPHRGYGKSQPGGWPFSLLEFMEEVNLRSTTDRLEDTPLGPGLVRLYQSAPSIFYCPSRRSAQAYPIKRTGNGEWSLNVAQGVLQLPGVTKIDYAANSGDARYHAGVSFSHEPEMWIPSSYAALNGSEPQWSNTEDPNSPLWQTGISYYRSEVYLAQVEDGLSRTYLYGEKYLAPNLYVDVNITNGVDHMGDNQSAWAGYEWDNHRVAWNPNTAWPEKSYQPSQDGTGSNFSNIFAFGSAHPKSLNMSYCDGSVRTVSYDIDRDVHRFQANRLDGQVY; this is encoded by the coding sequence ATGCGCCGTCCAACCGCTTTTACACTCGTTGAACTCTTGGTCGTGATTGCAATTATTGCCCTCTTGCTGCAACTCTTAATGCCAGCTGTCCAAGCCTCGCGAGAAGCGGCGAGACGACACCAGTGTGCCAATCAACTTCGTCAATTGGCGATTGCTACTCAGTTGCATCTGGATACGCACAAGTTTTTCCCCAGTGGGGGATGGTCGGCAGGTTATATTGCCGACCCGCACCGCGGCTATGGAAAGTCGCAGCCCGGCGGCTGGCCGTTTAGTCTACTGGAGTTTATGGAAGAGGTGAATCTCCGCTCGACGACGGACCGACTCGAGGATACTCCTTTGGGTCCAGGCCTGGTGCGACTCTATCAGAGCGCACCGTCCATTTTTTACTGCCCCAGTCGCCGATCGGCTCAAGCCTATCCCATAAAGCGCACAGGTAACGGAGAGTGGAGCTTGAATGTGGCCCAGGGTGTCCTGCAACTGCCAGGGGTAACCAAAATCGACTACGCGGCAAACAGCGGCGATGCCAGGTATCACGCTGGGGTATCTTTCTCTCACGAACCCGAGATGTGGATCCCTTCCAGCTACGCCGCTTTGAATGGCAGCGAACCCCAGTGGTCCAACACCGAAGACCCGAACTCACCCTTATGGCAGACGGGCATTTCTTACTACCGTAGCGAAGTCTACCTAGCCCAGGTGGAGGATGGATTAAGCCGCACCTATCTCTACGGTGAAAAATACCTGGCGCCAAATCTCTACGTAGATGTGAACATTACCAACGGTGTCGACCACATGGGGGACAACCAATCGGCCTGGGCAGGCTACGAGTGGGACAACCATCGCGTCGCTTGGAACCCGAACACGGCTTGGCCAGAAAAGAGCTATCAGCCTAGTCAAGATGGAACGGGAAGCAACTTCTCGAACATTTTCGCCTTCGGCAGCGCCCACCCAAAATCTCTCAACATGAGTTACTGCGATGGCTCGGTCCGCACGGTGAGTTACGACATCGACCGCGACGTGCATCGCTTTCAAGCCAACCGGTTGGATGGCCAAGTGTATTGA